A portion of the Oxynema aestuarii AP17 genome contains these proteins:
- a CDS encoding glutathione S-transferase family protein: protein MLKFYYHQISINSRRVWIALLEKNIEFEGIELKLNGDQFEPSFLALNPFHHIPVLEDNGFSVIESFAILDYLEAKYPDNPLLPTDARSLGLVKMVQMVTLNELLTAMNPLIMKGMGFGEPEVKKLEESQQKVGKVLEFFAEKLGEQSYFIDDRLTLADIVAGTAIGVLPFLGFSLDSYSNLKAWCDRLMQRSSWQQTQATPEQLESFKAQMKTLMAKKVAE from the coding sequence ATGCTTAAATTTTACTACCACCAGATTTCGATAAATTCTCGACGAGTGTGGATTGCTTTATTAGAAAAAAATATCGAATTTGAAGGAATTGAACTTAAACTCAATGGCGATCAATTCGAACCGAGTTTTTTAGCCCTCAATCCTTTTCACCATATCCCGGTGTTGGAGGATAATGGATTTTCAGTGATTGAATCTTTCGCAATTCTCGATTATCTCGAAGCGAAATATCCAGACAATCCCTTACTTCCGACAGATGCGCGATCGCTAGGACTTGTTAAAATGGTGCAGATGGTGACGCTAAACGAACTATTAACGGCGATGAATCCGTTAATCATGAAAGGTATGGGATTTGGCGAACCCGAAGTTAAAAAGCTAGAAGAGAGTCAGCAAAAAGTCGGTAAAGTTTTAGAGTTTTTCGCCGAAAAGTTAGGCGAACAATCTTATTTTATCGACGATCGCCTCACTCTTGCCGATATTGTTGCAGGGACGGCGATCGGGGTTTTACCGTTCTTGGGATTTTCATTAGATAGCTATTCAAATCTCAAAGCATGGTGCGATCGCCTCATGCAGCGATCGAGTTGGCAACAAACCCAAGCGACACCAGAACAACTAGAAAGTTTTAAAGCACAAATGAAAACATTAATGGCTAAAAAAGTAGCAGAATAA
- a CDS encoding leucine-rich repeat domain-containing protein, with translation MFAIFFRQYSRQMSVGAIALSLSLGGCQLSDFTVSPATESPTPEAPPSPTTYDNFVDWCQNKENLSEPLRQTVDLLLENIQANQCELAQLELLQLSELDLRGTQIVDLKPLASLRNLTKLSLRSNQITDLEPLRSLTSLVELDLGSNKITDLEPLANLTNLKSLSLFNNQISDLTPLSGLTNLQNLTLFNNQVTDLTALSGLNNLSQLDLGNNQITNLEALSTLVNLTALNLETNQIITVEPLASLRSLTELDLGSNQIVDVDSLAAISTLKILHLGSNQIIDIAKLSSLNSLTELDLSGNTIADIGAIAPLQSLTKLNLNTNAINSIDPLANLTYLSDLSLENNQITEIAPLAKLTALETLKLTKNQITTVEAIAPLTNLKQLDLSDNQITAIAPLAKLTDLEELSLVANKISKIEPLASLTQLKILNLNGNQIETVEPLAGLTQLKTLNLKDNQIENVKPLASLTNLNELVLENNQIAEIQSLSPLKSLTGLFLGGNAIAEKTCPVEPASICSF, from the coding sequence ATGTTCGCAATTTTTTTTCGTCAATATTCTCGTCAAATGAGCGTGGGCGCGATCGCCTTATCTCTATCTTTAGGAGGATGTCAATTAAGCGATTTTACCGTATCGCCAGCAACGGAAAGCCCCACCCCAGAAGCTCCACCCTCCCCGACGACCTACGATAATTTTGTTGATTGGTGCCAAAATAAAGAAAATCTTTCCGAACCCCTCAGACAAACGGTAGATTTATTATTAGAAAATATCCAAGCCAATCAATGCGAGCTAGCTCAATTGGAACTGCTGCAACTCTCCGAACTAGACTTGCGCGGAACCCAGATTGTAGACCTCAAACCCCTTGCGTCTCTGAGGAATTTAACGAAGCTTTCCCTACGTAGCAACCAAATTACCGACCTCGAACCTTTACGCTCTTTAACTTCTTTGGTCGAACTGGATTTAGGCAGTAATAAAATTACCGATCTCGAACCGCTTGCTAATTTAACCAACCTGAAGAGTTTGTCTCTTTTTAATAATCAAATTAGCGATTTAACTCCCCTTTCAGGTTTAACCAACTTACAAAATTTGACCCTATTTAACAATCAGGTTACCGATTTAACTGCATTATCGGGGTTAAATAATCTCAGTCAGCTCGATTTAGGGAACAATCAAATTACTAATTTGGAAGCTCTGTCTACGCTCGTTAATCTAACAGCTTTAAATTTAGAAACGAATCAAATTATTACGGTAGAACCGTTGGCTTCCCTGCGTTCTTTGACCGAACTCGACCTCGGCAGCAATCAGATTGTGGATGTCGATTCGTTGGCGGCAATCTCAACTCTAAAAATCCTTCATTTGGGAAGTAATCAAATTATAGATATTGCCAAACTTTCAAGCCTAAATTCTTTGACAGAGCTGGATTTAAGCGGTAACACGATCGCCGATATCGGCGCGATCGCCCCTCTTCAATCTTTAACAAAGCTCAATCTCAATACTAATGCGATTAATAGCATAGATCCGTTAGCGAACCTGACATATTTGAGCGATTTAAGTTTAGAAAACAATCAAATTACCGAAATTGCGCCTCTGGCGAAATTGACAGCACTCGAAACGCTCAAGTTAACTAAAAATCAAATAACTACGGTGGAGGCGATCGCGCCGTTAACGAATCTAAAACAACTCGATCTCAGTGACAATCAAATAACGGCGATCGCGCCTTTAGCAAAACTTACCGATCTCGAAGAATTATCCTTAGTTGCTAATAAAATTAGCAAGATTGAGCCATTGGCGAGCTTAACTCAGCTCAAAATTCTCAACCTCAATGGAAATCAGATCGAGACAGTCGAACCTCTGGCGGGTTTAACTCAGCTCAAAACGTTGAATCTCAAAGACAATCAGATCGAGAATGTCAAACCCTTGGCGTCTTTGACGAACTTAAACGAACTCGTTTTAGAAAACAACCAGATCGCTGAAATTCAGTCCCTCTCTCCCCTCAAGTCTCTCACCGGACTCTTTTTAGGTGGTAATGCGATCGCCGAAAAAACCTGTCCGGTCGAACCCGCCTCGATCTGCTCGTTTTAA
- a CDS encoding TIGR02452 family protein: MKRVAIAQETVKILETGHYFYEARPVEIARELSECLEGTKYYHPYFLAQIEREILARSPSFSQTLFELKNETTLMGAERLARSQNFEKIGILNFASARNPGGGFLNGAQAQEESLARSSGLYKSLLKAQDYYDFHRSYRSLLYSNRMVYSPGCPVFRKDDGTLLAQPYRVDFITSPAPNAGAIARQQPEAVAQIIPVLRDRASKVLSLAAYHHCDALVLGAWGCGVFRNDPAIVAQIFADFLLSRTRFWGRFKICFQS; encoded by the coding sequence ATGAAGCGCGTTGCGATCGCCCAAGAAACAGTAAAAATCCTTGAAACAGGTCACTATTTTTATGAAGCTCGCCCGGTTGAAATTGCTCGGGAGTTAAGCGAATGCTTGGAAGGCACAAAATATTATCATCCATATTTTTTAGCTCAAATTGAACGAGAGATTTTAGCCAGATCTCCGAGTTTTTCGCAAACTCTTTTTGAACTCAAAAATGAGACAACTTTGATGGGAGCGGAGCGATTGGCGCGATCGCAAAATTTTGAAAAAATAGGCATTCTCAATTTCGCTTCCGCGAGAAATCCTGGGGGCGGCTTCCTCAACGGCGCTCAAGCTCAAGAGGAAAGTTTAGCTCGCAGTTCTGGTTTATATAAAAGTTTATTAAAGGCTCAAGACTATTATGATTTTCATCGGTCTTATCGATCGCTTTTGTATTCCAATCGAATGGTTTATTCTCCCGGTTGTCCCGTGTTCCGAAAAGATGACGGAACACTGTTGGCGCAACCTTATCGAGTTGATTTTATAACCAGTCCGGCTCCCAATGCAGGGGCGATCGCCCGACAACAACCGGAAGCCGTAGCACAAATTATTCCGGTATTGCGCGATCGCGCCTCCAAAGTGTTGAGTTTGGCCGCTTACCATCACTGTGATGCTTTAGTATTGGGGGCGTGGGGCTGTGGGGTGTTCCGCAACGATCCGGCGATCGTCGCCCAAATTTTCGCCGATTTTCTCTTATCCAGAACTCGATTTTGGGGCAGGTTTAAAATTTGTTTTCAGTCTTAG
- a CDS encoding class I SAM-dependent methyltransferase, protein MSIESHYGSLCAEYYDLTKPIARPYPDIAYYCKQLSKIDSEIGSRILEVAVGTGRLLVPLLEAGLNVEGLDNSPEMLDYCRKNCQNRGLNPVLHQGDMVNFQLTGKFKAIVVAWGSFMLVETRSRAISALETFAKHLESGGQLFIDLEIPIEDFKTNGQIQQLPPVNCPDDSIILLQKTSQVDPIAQLNLIMLRYEKWKNGQLIQTELQRFPLHWFGVDEFVMLLQKMGYRKIQVCANYREDQKPSHYNDELCFKAEI, encoded by the coding sequence ATGTCTATCGAGTCTCATTACGGTTCGCTTTGTGCCGAGTATTATGATTTAACTAAACCGATCGCCCGACCTTATCCCGATATTGCTTATTACTGTAAGCAATTATCAAAAATTGACTCGGAAATTGGCAGTCGAATTCTGGAAGTTGCGGTCGGAACGGGACGATTACTCGTACCTTTGTTAGAAGCAGGATTGAATGTAGAAGGACTCGATAATTCGCCAGAAATGTTGGACTACTGCAGGAAAAATTGCCAAAATCGCGGCTTAAATCCGGTTCTCCATCAAGGAGATATGGTCAATTTTCAACTCACGGGAAAATTTAAGGCGATTGTTGTTGCCTGGGGATCGTTTATGCTGGTGGAAACGCGATCGCGCGCTATTTCTGCTTTAGAAACATTTGCCAAGCATTTAGAATCGGGAGGGCAACTATTCATCGATTTAGAAATACCGATTGAAGATTTTAAAACTAACGGACAAATTCAACAACTTCCTCCTGTAAATTGTCCTGATGATTCTATTATTCTTTTACAAAAAACATCTCAAGTCGATCCGATCGCCCAACTCAATTTAATAATGCTACGTTATGAAAAATGGAAGAATGGACAATTGATACAAACGGAATTACAGCGTTTTCCTTTACATTGGTTTGGGGTTGATGAGTTTGTGATGTTATTGCAAAAAATGGGATATCGGAAGATTCAAGTTTGTGCAAACTATCGAGAAGACCAAAAGCCCAGTCATTACAACGATGAGTTATGCTTTAAAGCAGAGATTTAG
- a CDS encoding GNAT family N-acetyltransferase, giving the protein MSNYFSRSYHDRTDLEAIAPLLEHCKIVDPDDEWPSINDILLQFDRPAVDKARDVRLWETATGEAIAVAGIMLDNFLWFRIHPDYRSEALHRAILEWGEARMSEIARKIGENKELIVGTIAENHRRIAILQSCGFTIARYFLTMVRSLAEAIAEPQLPEGFTLRAPNGETDAETWVTLFNETFREHWNYHPETLENYRQKLKNPEFRTSLSRLAIAPNGEMAAFCDTYITAEGLGWLNPIGTAPNYRKRGLARAVLHAVLQELKAAGIETALLYVDADNLSGAVRLYESVGFRTINTQIAYSKIVIESLK; this is encoded by the coding sequence ATGTCAAATTATTTCTCCCGATCTTATCACGATCGCACGGATTTAGAGGCGATCGCCCCGCTACTAGAACACTGTAAAATAGTCGATCCTGACGATGAATGGCCTTCGATTAATGATATTTTGCTACAATTCGATCGTCCCGCAGTGGACAAAGCTCGTGATGTGAGATTATGGGAAACCGCAACTGGAGAGGCGATCGCCGTTGCTGGAATTATGTTAGATAACTTTCTCTGGTTTCGTATTCACCCAGATTATCGCAGTGAAGCTTTACATCGGGCGATTTTAGAGTGGGGAGAAGCGAGAATGAGCGAAATTGCCCGAAAAATTGGCGAAAATAAGGAATTAATTGTCGGGACGATCGCCGAAAACCACCGACGAATCGCTATTTTACAAAGTTGTGGCTTTACGATCGCGCGCTATTTTCTCACAATGGTGCGATCGCTCGCCGAGGCGATCGCCGAACCGCAACTCCCCGAGGGGTTTACCCTGCGTGCGCCGAACGGGGAAACGGACGCCGAAACATGGGTTACTTTGTTTAACGAAACGTTCCGCGAGCATTGGAACTATCACCCAGAAACGCTAGAGAATTACCGACAAAAGTTAAAAAATCCAGAGTTTCGCACTTCCTTATCGCGATTGGCGATCGCCCCAAATGGCGAAATGGCGGCTTTTTGTGACACTTACATCACCGCCGAGGGACTCGGTTGGCTCAATCCCATCGGAACTGCACCGAATTATCGCAAACGGGGTTTAGCTCGTGCCGTATTACATGCCGTATTACAAGAATTGAAAGCCGCAGGCATCGAGACGGCGTTGCTTTACGTCGATGCGGACAATTTATCCGGTGCGGTGCGCCTGTACGAATCAGTGGGCTTTCGTACCATCAATACCCAGATTGCTTACAGCAAAATAGTTATCGAATCACTAAAATAA
- a CDS encoding NUDIX domain-containing protein: MARKPIQTAFYTLVVVRSGDRFLLVQECKHNQQWYFPAGRVEAGETFVEAARREALEEAGIPIIIDGILRMEHTPLGNNARVRMIFVARPEDDTPPKTVPDNQSLGASWFSWKDLEKLSLRSPHVKEILNYLAHGGRIYPLNLISFEGAPYKI; this comes from the coding sequence ATGGCACGCAAACCGATTCAAACGGCATTTTATACCTTAGTTGTCGTTCGTTCCGGCGATCGCTTTCTACTCGTGCAAGAGTGCAAGCACAATCAACAGTGGTACTTTCCCGCCGGACGAGTCGAAGCGGGAGAAACCTTCGTCGAAGCGGCGCGACGAGAAGCCCTCGAAGAAGCAGGAATTCCGATTATTATTGACGGTATCTTGAGGATGGAACATACGCCCCTCGGAAATAACGCCCGAGTTCGTATGATTTTTGTCGCCCGTCCCGAGGACGATACACCTCCGAAAACCGTACCCGACAATCAATCGTTAGGAGCAAGTTGGTTTTCTTGGAAAGATTTAGAAAAATTGTCATTGCGATCGCCCCACGTTAAAGAAATCCTCAATTATTTAGCCCACGGCGGTCGGATTTATCCTCTCAATTTAATTAGCTTTGAAGGCGCGCCCTATAAAATTTGA
- a CDS encoding vWA domain-containing protein, giving the protein MDAAERDLRLEMLNSLLTTPHRKLEDVAEIHAIMLELDPIFYGHLGVWYQKQGDVRDHKEVFVAHLLTSPLPEHREAGFVMLREFAPYQVGRIVDFMKRHRGKVPRCARTAVTRYLRDREKNTQFFDRAALRGRKALKHLYATLHVRPSDRANAILFKDKPPEDSLAYLVKRLAKAETPADQAALIVEHQIPYPIAVGAVKQLTPTVLVALINAMTPQEVINNLKSLKQRGAMDCVQVKALIDEKLQKAQTSDRVSAYKARVAAEVAGVDRSTTAQLERVTDEQVKKRGKISQSTALLVDKSGSMHQALEVGKRLAALISGITDADLFVYAFDTMPYEIKARGKELSDWERAFQHLHAGGGTSIGCAVEAMRAKKQSVEQIILVTDEGENNAPYFTSTYQSYCREFGVMPNVTIVKVGYAYDWLETQGKQKQIPIETVTFNGDYYSLPNVVPLLSRPSRLELLMEILDSPLPVRDDQ; this is encoded by the coding sequence ATGGATGCAGCAGAACGCGACTTGCGCTTAGAAATGCTCAATAGCTTGCTGACGACTCCCCACCGCAAGCTCGAAGATGTGGCGGAAATTCACGCCATCATGCTCGAACTCGACCCGATTTTTTACGGTCACTTGGGCGTTTGGTATCAAAAACAAGGGGACGTGCGCGATCATAAAGAAGTCTTTGTCGCTCACTTGCTGACGAGTCCACTTCCGGAACACCGAGAAGCGGGGTTCGTGATGCTGCGGGAGTTCGCGCCGTACCAAGTGGGGCGGATTGTGGACTTTATGAAACGCCATCGCGGGAAAGTACCGCGTTGCGCGCGCACGGCGGTTACTCGTTATTTGCGCGATCGCGAGAAAAATACCCAATTTTTCGATCGCGCCGCCTTGCGGGGTCGCAAAGCACTCAAGCACCTGTATGCTACCTTGCACGTGCGTCCGAGCGATCGCGCCAACGCGATTCTGTTCAAAGATAAGCCGCCGGAAGACAGCCTCGCGTACTTGGTCAAACGACTGGCAAAAGCCGAAACCCCCGCCGACCAAGCCGCTCTGATTGTCGAACATCAAATCCCGTACCCGATCGCCGTCGGGGCGGTCAAACAACTGACCCCGACCGTTTTGGTAGCACTGATTAATGCTATGACGCCGCAAGAGGTCATCAACAACCTCAAATCCCTGAAACAACGGGGAGCGATGGATTGCGTGCAGGTGAAGGCGTTAATCGACGAAAAGCTGCAAAAAGCACAAACGAGCGATCGCGTCTCCGCCTACAAAGCGCGGGTCGCCGCCGAAGTCGCCGGAGTCGATCGCTCCACGACCGCCCAGCTAGAGCGCGTCACCGACGAACAAGTGAAAAAACGCGGCAAAATCAGCCAATCCACCGCGTTACTCGTCGATAAATCCGGTTCCATGCACCAAGCACTGGAAGTGGGTAAGCGCCTCGCCGCCCTCATTTCCGGGATTACCGATGCCGACTTGTTCGTTTATGCGTTCGATACCATGCCCTACGAAATCAAAGCCCGGGGCAAAGAGTTGAGCGATTGGGAACGGGCGTTCCAACACCTGCACGCCGGAGGGGGAACCAGTATCGGTTGTGCGGTGGAAGCGATGCGTGCTAAGAAGCAAAGCGTCGAGCAAATTATTTTGGTGACCGACGAAGGGGAAAATAATGCGCCATATTTCACAAGTACCTATCAGTCTTACTGCCGTGAATTTGGAGTGATGCCGAATGTAACGATTGTTAAAGTCGGCTACGCTTACGATTGGCTCGAAACTCAAGGAAAGCAAAAGCAAATTCCGATCGAGACGGTGACGTTTAATGGCGATTATTATTCGTTGCCGAATGTCGTTCCCCTTCTGTCTCGCCCGTCGCGCCTGGAATTGTTGATGGAAATTCTCGACAGTCCCCTCCCGGTGCGTGACGACCAGTAG
- a CDS encoding CHAT domain-containing protein, protein MLLTVFGRLALGCQCWLVRRSLAIETVKLPIGRIVLWGFLLVVSWAIVAIPAGSGDRPQPFSCVGTEVTTIAPEATLPWDDSSSYLYRKLLDRLLPAGDREGELYRLDTQEAAKILRAIAAIHGVENPNSEETTCDRLSARRRKSLEQIDPEAVTLYPIVLADRLEVVVGFPDGQFGHYTIAVCARELSDLATQMRQSLRRTSFANERLPLAQQFYRWLVEPIATELDRYTIATLVFVLDGPLWNLPIAALHDGTGYLVEKYAIALAPLLRVVEPRSQPLEDFEALVGGLSQSRAGFAPLPGVERELHAIAALRPTRLLLDERFTREQLVSSLQERPFEIVHLATHGQFSSDPQQTFILTWDGPVNLNEFERLLRSGTARSIELLVLSACQTAQGDKRAALGLAGIAVRSGARSTLASLWPVQDASSAQLMMSFYHELMRSGVGKAQALRRAQLSLLQQPQYKHPFYWAAFVLVGLWI, encoded by the coding sequence ATGCTATTGACTGTTTTCGGAAGATTGGCTTTAGGATGCCAATGTTGGCTAGTGCGGCGATCGCTCGCCATTGAAACCGTGAAATTACCGATCGGGAGAATCGTGCTGTGGGGATTCCTGCTGGTTGTGAGCTGGGCGATCGTGGCGATCCCGGCAGGGTCGGGCGATCGCCCGCAACCCTTTTCCTGTGTGGGAACGGAGGTCACGACGATCGCGCCAGAAGCAACGCTTCCCTGGGATGACAGTTCCAGCTATTTATACAGAAAACTGCTCGATCGCCTCTTACCTGCGGGCGATCGCGAGGGAGAACTCTACCGACTCGATACACAGGAAGCGGCTAAAATCTTACGGGCGATCGCCGCCATCCACGGCGTGGAGAACCCCAACTCGGAGGAGACGACTTGCGATCGCCTCTCGGCCCGTCGGCGCAAATCCCTCGAACAAATCGATCCCGAAGCGGTCACCCTCTATCCGATCGTTTTGGCGGATCGATTAGAAGTCGTGGTCGGCTTTCCCGACGGACAGTTCGGACATTACACGATTGCAGTCTGCGCCCGGGAACTGAGCGATCTCGCCACCCAAATGCGCCAATCGTTACGGCGCACCTCCTTTGCGAACGAACGACTTCCCTTAGCGCAACAATTTTATCGCTGGTTGGTCGAACCGATCGCCACGGAATTAGACCGCTACACGATCGCGACTTTAGTGTTCGTTTTAGACGGTCCCTTGTGGAATTTACCGATCGCCGCCTTGCACGATGGGACGGGTTATCTCGTCGAGAAATACGCGATCGCCCTCGCCCCCTTGTTACGGGTGGTGGAACCGCGATCGCAGCCCCTCGAAGATTTCGAGGCCCTCGTCGGCGGACTCAGCCAAAGCCGAGCCGGATTTGCACCGCTACCGGGAGTCGAGCGCGAATTACACGCGATCGCCGCCTTGAGGCCCACTCGTCTGTTACTCGACGAGCGCTTTACCCGGGAACAATTGGTTTCTTCGTTGCAAGAGCGACCCTTTGAGATCGTCCACTTAGCCACCCACGGTCAATTTAGTTCCGACCCGCAACAGACGTTTATTTTGACCTGGGACGGTCCGGTCAACCTCAACGAGTTCGAGCGGTTGCTGCGATCGGGAACGGCGCGATCGATCGAACTGCTCGTCTTGAGTGCCTGTCAGACCGCCCAAGGGGACAAGCGGGCCGCGTTGGGTCTGGCGGGGATTGCCGTGCGTTCCGGAGCGCGATCGACCCTGGCGAGCTTGTGGCCCGTGCAGGATGCCTCCAGCGCTCAATTGATGATGTCGTTCTACCACGAGCTGATGCGATCGGGCGTCGGCAAAGCCCAAGCCTTGCGCCGTGCGCAACTGAGTTTATTACAACAGCCCCAATACAAACATCCGTTTTACTGGGCGGCTTTCGTGCTCGTCGGCTTGTGGATCTGA
- a CDS encoding DUF928 domain-containing protein has product MARNRSGLRKRVLSALMGLGAIVIPLQARAQAAEVGTDSQIARVNPADIEMLVKFEAPEGEGDPEEDGTAGGATRSQHHCISPSPSYRELTLLLPIAQSGLTTAQHPTFFVYVPPTTASQAEFVLRDGDGDGIYQTTVSLGNAPGILRIDLPESLPALEFGHRYQWSFAMICQPSDRLQDWVVDGWIERTELDPQLASQLEGATPLERAAAYGNAGIWYDTLSTLASLRTAQPHSDGLANTWENLLKSEAVQLGQIAREPLLSCCTSNP; this is encoded by the coding sequence ATGGCCAGGAACAGATCCGGACTGCGCAAGCGTGTCCTGTCAGCCCTCATGGGATTGGGGGCGATCGTTATTCCCCTGCAAGCTCGCGCCCAAGCTGCAGAGGTGGGAACAGACAGCCAAATTGCACGGGTGAATCCTGCCGATATCGAAATGTTAGTGAAATTCGAGGCCCCGGAAGGGGAAGGCGATCCCGAAGAAGACGGAACGGCAGGCGGAGCGACTCGCAGTCAACATCATTGCATCAGCCCGTCCCCAAGTTATCGAGAGCTGACTTTATTATTACCGATCGCGCAAAGCGGGCTGACCACCGCCCAACACCCCACCTTTTTCGTATACGTCCCGCCGACGACGGCGAGTCAAGCGGAATTCGTCCTGCGCGACGGCGACGGCGACGGGATATATCAAACGACCGTCAGTTTAGGAAACGCCCCGGGGATTCTCCGGATTGACCTGCCGGAGAGCTTGCCCGCCTTGGAATTCGGCCACCGATATCAGTGGTCGTTTGCCATGATTTGCCAGCCGAGCGATCGCCTGCAAGATTGGGTTGTCGATGGCTGGATCGAGCGCACGGAACTCGACCCCCAGCTCGCCAGTCAACTGGAGGGGGCGACCCCCCTCGAACGGGCTGCCGCTTACGGCAATGCGGGAATTTGGTACGACACCTTAAGCACGTTGGCGAGCTTGAGAACCGCACAACCGCACAGTGATGGACTGGCAAACACCTGGGAAAACCTGTTAAAGTCGGAAGCAGTCCAGTTAGGACAAATTGCCCGCGAACCTCTGCTAAGCTGTTGCACCTCAAATCCTTGA